Part of the uncultured Desulfobacter sp. genome, TCAAGTGGGGCCGCAAAATAATGACACAAAGCCCCTGCCCCGCCGCTTTAATCACCTCTTTTTCCGCAAGGGCCTTGGTTTCAGGGTATGGGGCCAGATATGTATCCGGATAGGGAACCGATTCATCCGCCCCGTGCATATCTTTGTCATCAAAGACCACCGAAGGAGAACTGGTATGAATCAACCGCCCCACCTCATTTTTCCTGCATGCGTCAATCACATTGACGGTCCCTGTGACATTAATGCGGAAATATTCATCATAAGCCCCCCAGATACCGGGCTTTGCCGCCGTATGAAATACGGTGTCCACCCCTTGTAAGGCATCGGCAACGGCATCGGCATCGGCCAGATCTCCCTGTATCTGGGACACCCCCAGGTTATCCAGTTCCAAATACCTGGACCGGGAAAACGAAACGACACGCTCACCTTTATCCACTAATTTCTTAACCAGCACCTTGCCCAGAAAGCCGCCGCCCCCCGTGACCAGGATATTTCCCAAACTCATTTTTTGTTTTACCACCTGAATATTTGAAAGTTTATAAATCTTGGTTAAATCTTTTCTTGACAAGGCCCGGCTTTTTTTATAAAAGTAACTCGCCTTTCAGCTGAGCGGGAATAACTCAGTGGTAGAGTGCGACCTTGCCAAGGTCGAAGTCGCGGGTTCAAATCCCGTTTCCCGCTCCATCTTTACTTTTTAAAGCCCACTTAAAAATCCAACCTGACACCCAAATCGTTTTTCAGTGCAAACTCATAGATTGTGGATGCCACAGTCAGATCAAACAGCGCCATGCCCACAGACTTGAAAAATAAAGTTTGAATCGCCGGATCATCCTTTTGTTCAAGGCCCAGCGGTTCGCGGACAAGTTGTGCAAAGGCAAGCAACTGTGATTCCTTGACAATACCGCGCTCCAGAGGCTGACAGAGGTCACCTGACTCCTTTGCCGCAAAGGGGGTATCCACAAAAATACGGCTTGCCGTTTCAATGACGGCATCGGGAAACTCCTGCATATCAGGCCGGAATGATCCAACAGAGATAAAGGTTTTCCCTTTTACCAGTTCGGGATCATTGCTGAATACAGGCACCTTACTTGTCGTGGCCGCCACCACAAGGTCACAGGCTTTGACCAGGCTGTCCGCCGTCTGTGCCACCTTAAAACCCACATCCGGATACTCGTTTGCAAGGATTGCAACTTTTGCCCGGGCAGCCTCGGCTGAGCGATTAAAAATCATCACCTGCCTTACTTTGCGATTGAGCAGCAGATACCGGACCTGGGCCAGTCCCTGGACACCGGCAC contains:
- a CDS encoding NAD-dependent epimerase/dehydratase family protein, with product MSLGNILVTGGGGFLGKVLVKKLVDKGERVVSFSRSRYLELDNLGVSQIQGDLADADAVADALQGVDTVFHTAAKPGIWGAYDEYFRINVTGTVNVIDACRKNEVGRLIHTSSPSVVFDDKDMHGADESVPYPDTYLAPYPETKALAEKEVIKAAGQGLCVIILRPHLIWGPEDNHLVPGIINRAKRLKIIGPDTDLVDTIYVDNAADAHILAAEKLAQNPDLSGNIYFISQDEPMSKWRLANAFLAAAGLPPIKGHVSARTAYAAGWLFEFIYRTLGIKKDPPMTRFAAKELATSHWFDISRAKNDLGYLPNVSTQEGLKRLGAWLNRT
- a CDS encoding ornithine cyclodeaminase family protein — protein: MLYIGKKDIAKIDRSLILNAIFHAYELLLDETYTMPDRIHVQDGDNTLLLMPCFESRYFATKLVSVFPGAPKLGAPAVNGIMTLADNKTGMPLAVMDGAAMTAERTGAVGGLGVKFLTRENIETAGLIGAGVQGLAQVRYLLLNRKVRQVMIFNRSAEAARAKVAILANEYPDVGFKVAQTADSLVKACDLVVAATTSKVPVFSNDPELVKGKTFISVGSFRPDMQEFPDAVIETASRIFVDTPFAAKESGDLCQPLERGIVKESQLLAFAQLVREPLGLEQKDDPAIQTLFFKSVGMALFDLTVASTIYEFALKNDLGVRLDF